A portion of the Paenibacillus hamazuiensis genome contains these proteins:
- a CDS encoding Fic family protein, translated as MFIPKYSITDRIARKLMDIQRASVVVDLLPLPASILDLLKKESMEKTVILSTKIEGNTLDEAMKRKVLYRNSNNNEEQEVYNLMKALEYLDEAEKRQLPVTEEFIKKLHAIIRISHGRRPRISDYREEQNQVGSRNASGFYLPPEWTDVPLLMEDLVAWINSPETYSIPVPIKAGIFMWQFLTIHPYMDGNGRTARMATTYLLRRGGYGLKGLFVLENFYDRNLAEYYRRLQLGLHHNYYFGRNEADLTLWLEFFIDGLSEVFQEAAVIVMEKSAQMTKIEPELIRKLDPQQRMVFAQLTFKQDTITTSEMRELLRLSDRSIREKISQWREQGFIEPRDHDAKRVRSIKLAAAYEQLAREIRNAPEKFPHFIK; from the coding sequence GTGTTCATACCCAAATATTCAATAACCGATCGCATTGCTCGCAAACTTATGGATATACAGCGTGCCAGTGTAGTTGTTGATTTGCTCCCGTTACCCGCATCAATACTCGACTTGCTGAAGAAAGAATCGATGGAAAAGACGGTGATTCTCTCAACAAAGATCGAAGGAAATACGCTCGATGAGGCGATGAAAAGAAAAGTCCTGTACCGCAATAGCAATAATAATGAGGAACAGGAAGTTTATAATTTAATGAAAGCTTTGGAATACCTGGATGAAGCAGAAAAAAGGCAACTGCCGGTTACGGAAGAATTTATTAAGAAGCTGCATGCCATTATTAGAATATCTCACGGGCGCAGACCACGTATTAGCGATTATCGGGAAGAACAAAATCAAGTAGGGAGTCGTAATGCTTCCGGATTCTACTTGCCCCCCGAATGGACTGACGTCCCACTACTGATGGAAGATTTAGTTGCCTGGATTAACTCTCCGGAAACTTATTCGATTCCGGTTCCGATCAAAGCGGGGATATTTATGTGGCAGTTTTTGACGATTCATCCGTATATGGATGGGAATGGTCGGACTGCCAGGATGGCAACGACCTATCTCCTTCGCCGCGGTGGATATGGTTTGAAAGGATTATTTGTGCTTGAAAATTTCTATGATCGCAATTTGGCAGAATACTACCGCAGACTCCAATTGGGCCTTCACCACAATTATTATTTCGGGAGAAACGAGGCCGATTTGACTCTGTGGCTCGAATTTTTTATCGATGGTCTGTCAGAGGTATTCCAGGAGGCTGCTGTCATTGTCATGGAGAAATCTGCTCAAATGACGAAAATCGAACCGGAACTGATTCGAAAGTTAGACCCCCAGCAAAGAATGGTTTTTGCTCAATTGACCTTTAAACAGGATACAATAACGACAAGCGAAATGAGGGAGCTTCTACGCTTGTCGGATCGCTCAATCAGGGAAAAGATAAGTCAATGGAGGGAACAAGGGTTTATTGAACCACGCGATCATGACGCCAAAAGAGTTCGTTCTATTAAACTAGCGGCAGCTTATGAGCAGTTGGCTCGGGAAATTCGTAATGCGCCCGAAAAGTTTCCGCATTTTATTAAATGA
- a CDS encoding DUF3320 domain-containing protein, with amino-acid sequence MDKAIRCEWSYSETVNYGMQQNQVPLVKGIAITNATEEEIRGVTVRLTSEPEFVYEWSKVYDVLPAGQSLDLGAIPLQMSSTFLGQLSERITGILTLSVTQGETELLQERGSIAVLAFDEWSGLSILPEMTAAFVTPNHPHVSQVVREAADILGKWSGNPSFTAYQSKDPNRVRMQAAAIYAALQQKGITYCVAPPSFELVGQRVRLPETIFTHRMGNCLDLSLLYAACLEAIGLHPLLVFTQGHAFAGVWLEEETFSESVQDDISVLTKRLAAGINEICVVESTAYTEGKSISFDQASALAAAHLQDPDQFDCLVDIRRARAAAIRPLPLRTTTTDGWVIELSESVQAENASVPELLDVLEKPLEVDSLPQITRQKQWERRLLDLTLRNSLLNFRLSKSSIPLITAQLGDLEDALAEGEEFQMLAKPSDWQDNGRNASLYQGIYSDHPLAQLLREEFKRKRLRVDLNAMELERRIVHLYRSAKSSLEENGANTLYLALGLLKWYESPVSEKPRYAPLVLIPVDILRKSSRLGYVIRARDEEPQMNITLLEMLKQDFGIGIDGLDPLPREDKGIALKQVFNVIRHALIHVSRWDVEETAYLGLFSFGQFVMWNDIRTRADQLAENKVVASLMEGSLKWQEQAGETERKLDEDHPSSLAMPISADSSQLSAIRAAASGQSFVLHGPPGTGKSQTITNMIAGALAEGKRVLFVAEKMAALSVVQRRLEQIGLGSFCLELHSNKSTKKSVLDQLAAAIEARRVPPSETWNSQAERLFQLRSRLNSYVDALHRKHHFGLSLYDAITGFEKASEGPVVVRFDDASLDKLTPEQIVAWRDLTAQIQVAGAQCGNPYLHPWSDSGLTSYSQAVRSQVETLLNRYIPELANLRTTANKAAEWFGMAGLPLNYKNMQVLAQLAELATRVPDLKVAVFQAQEVEEPLTALRAAVDQGRKRDRIRETVFAGYDSSELTHFDAKMILAEWNKLELQWFLPKWSGQNRIYKMMKRLVKSGKALAKNQVKEALIEIITWQEEEQKLKGLKGTVAPFLGSTLLGDGEGRWDEISEACDWLMQVQTLLVQGLGSQAAANQARIQMAEPLVQARHDQAQIQFFKNMLSRHAQITEDEEELRRLLNISFERLRSAPESGDWHIYMLEKSKLWALHLDRLRDWSTWCRVRSAAEENGLLPLITPYERGQLTNEQLLVAFERGLHKSIANYIIARDEVLMAFSGNLFEETIQRFKDTDEHFSKLTQQEIAARLSSRVPQMTQEAAQSSEAGILQRAIRSGGRNISIRKLFEQIPNLLRRLTPCMLMSPISVAQYLDPNGAKFDLVIFDEASQVPTAQAVGALARGNQAVIVGDPKQLPPTAFFAKSNSESEDEDQALQDMESILDDCLALGMPERHLSWHYRSRHESLIAFSNAHYYENKLLTFPSPDEPVSSVTWRPVEGFYDRGRTKQNRAEGEAVVAEVIRRIKDPVLRERSIGVVTFSSIQQTLIEDMLEEACKREAELDMLLAQLPEPIFIKNLENVQGDERDVILFSVGYGPDASGKVSLNFGPLNREGGWRRLNVAVSRARHEMIVFSTLRSHHLQASRISAQGVLGLKAFLDYAEKGKQTLPVGQAVGYIPIVSHLHRSLASELKAFGYDTDLYVGASGYRVDIGVLDPEHQGQYLVGILLDGPMYENAETARDRDILRERVLRQLGWNLLRVWSPDWWENRQNVVRHIVEAIEHAKDKKSQIQPVTPPASKEPSQLNQKAAISAKFEALAEMNPVDINQSSKSTHIPLYKQCILDPVSFGAEQFYLPNYTDLILGQIKRVIEEEGPISRNLLTKRILQAWGITRLGAKLDQRFSDLFARMRLRTTKMEGIIYFWPEETQPHQYGMFRISAEESQRRAAEDLPPEEVAAAVKAVLDSQISLPPEELIKQVVKILGYARSGTALEKVVKFGIQKAIELGYVLVDDNQRIVIK; translated from the coding sequence TTGGACAAAGCGATACGCTGCGAATGGTCATATAGTGAGACGGTCAATTACGGCATGCAACAAAATCAGGTACCTCTTGTGAAAGGTATCGCAATCACGAATGCGACAGAAGAGGAGATTCGAGGCGTCACGGTTAGATTAACCTCGGAGCCGGAGTTTGTCTATGAGTGGAGTAAGGTTTATGACGTTCTACCTGCTGGGCAATCACTCGATCTTGGTGCGATTCCATTGCAAATGTCTTCTACGTTTCTTGGACAATTATCGGAGCGCATCACCGGCATCTTGACTTTAAGCGTAACTCAAGGTGAAACGGAACTGCTGCAGGAACGGGGATCGATCGCCGTTCTTGCTTTTGATGAGTGGAGCGGGCTTTCCATTCTGCCCGAAATGACAGCCGCCTTCGTGACACCGAATCACCCGCACGTCTCCCAAGTTGTTCGCGAAGCCGCTGACATTTTAGGAAAATGGAGCGGAAACCCTTCATTTACGGCTTATCAAAGTAAGGACCCTAACCGGGTACGCATGCAAGCTGCTGCGATTTATGCAGCTCTGCAACAAAAAGGTATTACATATTGTGTGGCTCCTCCAAGCTTTGAACTCGTCGGCCAGCGTGTTCGGCTTCCGGAAACGATTTTCACCCATCGAATGGGGAACTGCCTGGATTTGTCTTTATTATACGCAGCCTGCTTGGAAGCTATCGGTCTGCATCCGCTACTAGTATTTACCCAAGGGCACGCTTTTGCGGGGGTCTGGTTAGAGGAAGAGACGTTCTCAGAAAGTGTTCAGGATGACATATCCGTATTAACCAAGAGGCTTGCTGCGGGCATTAACGAGATCTGCGTGGTAGAATCAACAGCCTATACAGAAGGAAAGTCTATAAGCTTCGATCAAGCCTCTGCACTGGCGGCAGCACATTTGCAAGACCCGGATCAATTTGATTGTTTGGTCGATATACGCCGGGCGCGTGCAGCCGCAATACGGCCTTTGCCGTTGCGAACGACGACGACTGACGGATGGGTGATCGAGCTGTCTGAATCTGTACAGGCTGAAAATGCGTCAGTACCGGAACTGTTAGACGTGCTTGAAAAGCCGCTTGAAGTAGACTCCCTACCGCAAATAACCAGACAGAAGCAGTGGGAACGCCGACTCCTAGATTTGACTTTACGTAATTCGCTTCTTAACTTTCGTCTTTCAAAATCAAGTATCCCTTTGATAACGGCTCAATTAGGGGATCTGGAAGATGCGCTTGCAGAGGGAGAAGAGTTCCAAATGCTGGCGAAGCCAAGCGATTGGCAGGATAACGGACGCAACGCCAGCTTGTATCAGGGTATTTACAGCGATCACCCGCTGGCTCAATTGCTGCGGGAGGAATTTAAACGGAAACGTCTGCGCGTCGACTTGAATGCGATGGAATTGGAACGCAGAATCGTACATCTTTATCGTTCGGCGAAAAGCTCGCTCGAAGAGAACGGCGCAAACACACTCTATCTTGCACTTGGTTTGTTGAAATGGTATGAATCGCCGGTAAGCGAGAAGCCTCGTTATGCGCCGTTGGTATTAATTCCTGTCGATATTTTGCGTAAATCTTCTCGTCTTGGGTATGTGATTCGGGCGCGGGATGAAGAACCACAGATGAATATTACACTTCTTGAAATGCTGAAGCAGGATTTCGGTATCGGCATAGATGGCCTTGATCCGCTGCCAAGAGAGGACAAGGGGATTGCACTCAAACAAGTTTTCAATGTGATTCGGCATGCCCTTATTCATGTTTCTCGTTGGGATGTCGAAGAGACCGCGTATCTGGGGTTATTTTCTTTCGGCCAATTTGTAATGTGGAACGATATCCGTACGCGAGCGGATCAATTAGCCGAGAATAAGGTTGTGGCAAGCCTTATGGAAGGAAGTCTCAAGTGGCAGGAGCAAGCCGGCGAAACAGAGAGAAAGCTTGATGAAGATCATCCTTCAAGCCTCGCCATGCCAATTAGCGCGGATTCCTCGCAGTTATCGGCTATACGTGCCGCCGCGAGCGGACAGAGCTTTGTTCTTCATGGCCCGCCTGGGACCGGTAAGAGTCAAACCATTACCAACATGATTGCGGGTGCACTGGCAGAAGGGAAGAGAGTGCTGTTTGTAGCTGAGAAGATGGCGGCCCTTTCCGTTGTGCAGCGCAGGCTGGAGCAGATTGGTCTAGGCTCATTTTGCCTGGAGCTGCATTCTAACAAAAGTACGAAAAAGTCGGTGCTTGATCAATTAGCAGCAGCCATCGAAGCCAGACGGGTTCCACCTTCGGAGACATGGAACAGCCAAGCTGAGCGTTTGTTTCAATTGCGAAGCAGGCTGAATAGCTATGTGGATGCTCTTCATCGCAAGCATCACTTCGGACTGAGTTTGTATGACGCCATAACCGGGTTTGAGAAAGCCAGTGAAGGGCCGGTTGTTGTCCGATTCGATGATGCGAGCCTTGATAAATTAACTCCTGAGCAGATCGTAGCCTGGAGGGATCTTACGGCACAGATTCAAGTGGCCGGTGCGCAGTGCGGAAACCCCTACCTTCATCCTTGGAGCGACTCCGGTCTTACATCGTATTCACAAGCTGTAAGAAGCCAGGTCGAGACACTGCTGAACAGGTACATTCCGGAGCTCGCCAATCTTCGGACGACCGCAAATAAAGCGGCGGAATGGTTTGGAATGGCCGGGCTCCCTTTGAACTACAAGAATATGCAGGTGCTTGCTCAATTAGCCGAGCTTGCTACTCGCGTCCCTGACCTCAAGGTGGCGGTTTTCCAAGCACAAGAGGTGGAAGAGCCCTTGACAGCGTTGAGGGCTGCCGTCGATCAAGGCAGAAAACGAGACCGTATCAGGGAGACCGTATTTGCCGGATACGATTCGTCGGAACTTACCCATTTCGATGCCAAAATGATATTGGCGGAGTGGAACAAACTGGAGCTTCAGTGGTTTCTGCCTAAATGGAGCGGTCAAAATCGGATCTATAAAATGATGAAAAGGCTAGTGAAATCCGGTAAGGCGCTGGCTAAAAATCAAGTGAAAGAGGCACTAATTGAAATTATAACCTGGCAGGAAGAAGAACAGAAGCTGAAAGGCTTGAAAGGAACGGTAGCTCCATTCCTAGGCTCAACGCTGTTAGGGGATGGAGAAGGTCGTTGGGACGAAATATCTGAAGCTTGTGACTGGCTTATGCAGGTGCAGACGCTGCTAGTACAAGGGCTCGGCAGCCAGGCAGCAGCGAACCAGGCGAGAATTCAGATGGCGGAGCCGCTGGTTCAAGCCCGACACGATCAAGCTCAAATTCAGTTTTTCAAAAATATGCTGAGTCGTCATGCTCAAATCACGGAGGACGAGGAGGAACTGCGCCGATTACTAAACATTTCATTTGAACGGTTAAGGTCCGCGCCTGAAAGTGGGGATTGGCATATTTATATGTTGGAAAAGTCCAAGCTTTGGGCATTACATCTTGATCGCTTGCGGGACTGGAGCACTTGGTGCAGAGTGCGCTCTGCAGCAGAGGAGAATGGACTGCTTCCACTTATTACTCCGTATGAGCGGGGGCAATTAACCAACGAACAGCTTCTTGTTGCTTTTGAGCGCGGTCTACATAAGTCGATAGCCAATTACATCATAGCCCGTGACGAAGTCTTAATGGCTTTCTCGGGAAATTTGTTTGAGGAGACGATCCAGCGGTTTAAAGATACGGACGAACATTTTTCAAAATTAACGCAGCAAGAGATTGCGGCGCGTTTGTCCTCGAGGGTCCCCCAGATGACTCAAGAAGCTGCGCAAAGCTCGGAGGCGGGCATTTTACAGCGAGCGATACGAAGCGGCGGGAGGAACATTTCGATCCGCAAATTGTTTGAGCAAATTCCGAATTTGCTTCGAAGACTGACACCGTGCATGTTGATGAGCCCCATCTCGGTGGCCCAGTATCTCGATCCAAATGGGGCCAAGTTTGATCTGGTTATCTTTGACGAAGCCTCGCAGGTTCCTACGGCGCAAGCGGTAGGGGCGTTAGCACGTGGAAATCAAGCAGTGATTGTAGGTGATCCTAAGCAATTGCCTCCGACCGCTTTTTTCGCCAAGAGCAATAGTGAATCGGAGGACGAAGATCAGGCACTGCAGGATATGGAGAGCATTCTGGATGACTGTTTGGCGTTAGGGATGCCTGAGCGGCATTTGTCCTGGCATTACCGCAGTCGACACGAGAGCTTGATTGCATTTAGCAACGCTCATTATTACGAGAACAAGCTTTTGACCTTCCCGTCCCCGGATGAGCCTGTTTCAAGTGTGACGTGGCGCCCTGTGGAAGGCTTCTATGACCGGGGACGTACGAAACAGAACCGGGCCGAAGGCGAGGCTGTCGTTGCAGAGGTGATTCGCCGCATCAAGGACCCTGTATTACGGGAGCGAAGCATCGGCGTTGTCACCTTCAGTTCCATTCAGCAGACGCTTATTGAAGATATGTTAGAGGAAGCATGTAAGCGTGAGGCGGAGCTGGATATGTTATTAGCACAGCTGCCGGAACCCATTTTTATCAAAAACCTGGAAAACGTCCAGGGAGATGAACGGGACGTAATTTTATTTTCGGTTGGTTATGGTCCTGACGCCTCAGGCAAGGTAAGTCTTAATTTTGGTCCGTTGAATCGTGAAGGCGGCTGGCGGCGATTGAACGTAGCCGTATCCAGAGCCAGACATGAGATGATAGTCTTCTCGACGCTTCGTTCCCATCATCTGCAGGCAAGCCGGATCAGCGCACAGGGGGTGCTGGGCTTAAAAGCGTTTCTGGACTATGCTGAAAAAGGAAAGCAGACACTGCCTGTCGGTCAGGCCGTAGGATATATTCCGATCGTTTCTCATCTTCACCGTAGCCTGGCCAGCGAACTAAAAGCTTTCGGATACGACACGGATCTTTACGTAGGGGCATCGGGTTATCGCGTCGATATTGGCGTGCTGGATCCGGAGCATCAAGGCCAATACCTCGTGGGCATTCTTCTCGATGGACCTATGTATGAAAATGCTGAAACTGCTCGTGATCGCGATATTTTACGGGAACGGGTGCTCCGTCAGCTCGGTTGGAATCTGCTGAGGGTATGGAGCCCGGATTGGTGGGAGAACAGGCAGAATGTCGTTCGGCATATAGTTGAAGCTATTGAGCATGCCAAAGACAAGAAGTCGCAGATTCAACCCGTAACGCCGCCTGCCAGCAAGGAACCGAGTCAGCTAAATCAGAAAGCTGCTATTTCTGCAAAATTTGAGGCACTAGCTGAGATGAATCCTGTTGACATCAACCAGTCAAGTAAATCTACGCACATACCGTTGTACAAGCAATGCATACTTGATCCCGTATCGTTCGGTGCAGAGCAATTTTATTTGCCGAATTACACCGATCTGATCTTAGGACAAATTAAGAGGGTCATCGAAGAAGAGGGACCCATTAGCCGAAATTTATTAACTAAGCGTATCTTACAGGCTTGGGGAATTACACGGTTGGGTGCCAAGCTGGACCAGCGATTTTCCGATTTGTTTGCTAGGATGAGGCTTCGAACAACGAAAATGGAAGGAATTATATACTTTTGGCCGGAAGAAACTCAGCCGCATCAATACGGAATGTTTCGAATTTCAGCCGAGGAATCGCAGCGTCGTGCGGCAGAAGATCTACCGCCCGAGGAAGTAGCGGCTGCCGTTAAAGCAGTTTTGGATTCGCAGATCAGTCTTCCACCAGAGGAATTGATCAAACAAGTTGTTAAAATTTTGGGCTACGCCAGAAGCGGTACCGCATTGGAGAAAGTGGTGAAGTTTGGAATTCAGAAAGCGATTGAACTGGGCTACGTCCTGGTAGATGATAATCAGCGCATAGTGATCAAATAG